From Posidoniimonas polymericola, a single genomic window includes:
- a CDS encoding helix-turn-helix domain-containing protein, whose translation MTINLDPADLRPIVEAVVSQALQDLLTAGGDGRLAYPEPEAAQLLGIRPHQLADARRRGEITATKLGGRIGYEKTELLAYLARQRQV comes from the coding sequence ATGACGATCAACCTCGACCCCGCCGACCTGCGACCCATCGTCGAAGCCGTCGTCAGCCAGGCCCTGCAGGACCTGCTCACGGCCGGCGGAGACGGGCGACTCGCCTACCCGGAGCCCGAAGCGGCTCAGCTGCTAGGGATTCGCCCGCACCAGCTGGCCGACGCGAGGCGCCGCGGCGAGATCACCGCCACCAAACTCGGCGGCCGCATCGGCTACGAGAAAACAGAGCTGTTGGCCTACCTGGCTCGGCAGCGACAAGTCTAA
- a CDS encoding DUF3102 domain-containing protein — protein sequence MLTETNHSDQPIAALTLAEIPATLRAETDAANRSASQAIEHAMRAGELLAQAKGQLEHGEWLSWLDSNFSGSRRTAQQWMRLAAGRERLQMRSDCAFDSIADAVRALQEDEQDDSFSPPAIVDLQLWAKAHPECIDDDGEFRDDFHCDAFPPLDGRQAFFGTSENVQCQIWPLGDGYSLVSSVRWRRGDSANGVGSETKRPVRLNHAHLAFLLASFGVNHQLDWRPIRVPVLGLPTRYEEVAA from the coding sequence ATGTTAACCGAGACGAATCATTCAGACCAACCGATTGCCGCGCTGACGCTCGCGGAGATCCCGGCAACGCTCCGGGCAGAGACCGACGCTGCCAACCGGTCAGCCTCACAAGCCATCGAGCACGCAATGCGAGCGGGCGAGCTGCTCGCTCAGGCCAAGGGCCAACTCGAACACGGCGAGTGGCTCAGCTGGCTCGATAGCAACTTCTCCGGCTCGCGCCGCACGGCGCAGCAGTGGATGAGGCTCGCGGCTGGTCGGGAGCGGCTTCAAATGCGCAGCGACTGCGCTTTTGACTCGATCGCCGACGCCGTCCGGGCGCTGCAGGAGGATGAGCAAGACGATTCGTTCAGCCCGCCGGCAATAGTTGACCTGCAGCTCTGGGCGAAGGCTCACCCGGAGTGCATCGACGATGACGGGGAGTTCCGGGACGACTTCCACTGCGACGCGTTCCCTCCGCTGGATGGTCGCCAAGCGTTCTTCGGCACCAGCGAGAACGTTCAGTGCCAAATCTGGCCGCTGGGCGACGGCTACTCGCTAGTGTCGTCGGTCCGCTGGCGGCGCGGCGATTCGGCAAACGGGGTCGGCAGCGAGACCAAGCGGCCGGTTCGGCTGAATCATGCCCACCTCGCATTCCTGCTTGCGTCGTTCGGGGTCAATCACCAGCTCGACTGGCGTCCGATCCGCGTCCCCGTGCTCGGACTTCCGACCCGCTATGAGGAGGTCGCGGCCTGA
- a CDS encoding AAA family ATPase — MSRLSAIDELNGHARPGDYAQAYRAAGLSPIPIRADGSKAPEGPWKRFQTEPASESELATKFLASNIGVGICYGAGSRGAELIDVDDEASYQPFADEVERAAPGLLAKLCIIKTPRPGRHVVYRCEHIDGNQKLAMRHATPEELQAKPSERVKCKIETRGQGGYALAPGGDPAAHPTGRPYVHLAGPDLTKLATITADEREVLFRAARLLNEVVEQEPAEVHHGQQAGGYAGMPPGDDFNLRASWDEILAPHGWTRSHAAGDVQHWTRPGKDQGTSATTGLTSKRGTDLLCVFSTSAHPFPGANGSPCSTHTKFGAYCLLNHGGDFATAARQLAAEGYGDAAQRQGMSNLLPDSVRDFGEIPGPPARRQPLTPIEKFSYLDLRSAYPAMKPPVVDGLLRRGETMNVVSYSKVGKSWLAYSLLLSIATGKSWLGTYPTTQGGVLLIDNELHRPTLANRIGMVAERLDCELEHYATQLDVWPLRGNLRSLEDMMAEFDAIEPGQYQLIAFDARYRFAIAGESENDNAAQAMFYNTLDRIAERTEAAIVLVHHTTKGNQTDKRVTDVGAGGGSQSRAADTHLVLREHEEEGCVVLDAALRSFAPVDPIVLQWEFPCWWPAEGLDPGELKGRKSRQQEARNDQDRKDKLAIVAAMQKASDRVTNKLLRKATGMGREKLARLLDALESEGQIKSETTLKRGNPCDEYYLPNDSES, encoded by the coding sequence ATGTCCCGCCTCTCGGCAATCGACGAACTGAACGGCCACGCTCGCCCGGGGGACTACGCGCAGGCGTACCGGGCGGCGGGGCTGTCGCCGATCCCCATCCGCGCGGATGGCAGCAAAGCCCCGGAGGGCCCCTGGAAGCGATTCCAGACCGAGCCCGCGTCGGAGTCCGAGCTGGCCACCAAGTTCCTGGCCAGCAATATTGGGGTCGGCATCTGTTATGGCGCCGGCAGCCGCGGCGCGGAGCTGATCGACGTCGACGACGAAGCGAGCTATCAGCCGTTCGCCGATGAGGTGGAGCGCGCCGCCCCCGGGCTGCTGGCCAAGCTGTGCATCATCAAGACACCGCGGCCAGGTCGTCACGTCGTCTACCGCTGCGAGCACATCGACGGCAATCAGAAACTGGCGATGCGTCACGCAACGCCCGAGGAGCTGCAGGCCAAGCCGTCTGAGCGGGTGAAGTGCAAGATCGAGACCCGCGGCCAAGGCGGCTATGCCCTGGCGCCTGGGGGCGATCCCGCAGCGCACCCGACCGGTCGGCCGTACGTGCACCTCGCAGGCCCGGACCTCACCAAATTGGCGACGATCACTGCCGATGAGCGAGAGGTCCTCTTCCGCGCGGCGCGGCTGCTGAATGAGGTGGTCGAGCAGGAGCCGGCCGAAGTCCACCACGGGCAGCAGGCCGGAGGTTATGCCGGCATGCCCCCGGGCGACGACTTCAACCTCCGCGCGTCGTGGGATGAGATCTTGGCGCCGCACGGTTGGACCCGGTCGCACGCGGCTGGCGACGTCCAACACTGGACCCGCCCCGGCAAGGATCAGGGCACCAGCGCGACGACCGGGCTGACGAGCAAGCGAGGGACCGACCTCCTGTGCGTGTTCTCTACTTCGGCCCACCCGTTCCCCGGCGCCAACGGCTCGCCTTGCAGCACGCACACCAAATTCGGGGCCTACTGCCTGCTGAACCACGGCGGCGACTTCGCAACCGCGGCACGCCAGCTGGCGGCCGAAGGGTACGGCGACGCAGCCCAGCGGCAGGGAATGTCCAACCTGCTGCCCGACAGCGTTCGCGACTTCGGCGAGATCCCGGGCCCACCTGCCAGGCGCCAACCGTTGACACCCATCGAGAAGTTCAGCTACCTCGACCTGCGGTCCGCCTACCCCGCCATGAAGCCCCCCGTGGTCGACGGCCTGCTGCGGCGAGGGGAGACGATGAACGTTGTGAGCTACTCGAAGGTGGGCAAGTCCTGGCTCGCCTACTCGCTGCTGCTCAGCATCGCCACGGGCAAGAGCTGGCTCGGAACCTACCCGACCACCCAAGGCGGCGTGCTCCTGATCGACAACGAGCTGCATCGGCCGACGCTGGCGAATCGGATCGGCATGGTCGCGGAGCGGCTCGACTGCGAGCTCGAGCACTACGCCACCCAACTCGACGTCTGGCCGCTGCGAGGCAACCTGCGGTCGCTCGAGGACATGATGGCCGAATTCGACGCGATCGAGCCCGGCCAGTATCAGCTGATCGCCTTCGACGCCCGGTACCGGTTCGCGATCGCTGGCGAGTCGGAGAACGACAACGCCGCGCAGGCGATGTTCTACAACACGCTCGACCGGATCGCCGAGCGGACCGAGGCCGCGATTGTGCTGGTGCACCACACCACCAAGGGCAACCAGACCGACAAGCGAGTCACGGATGTTGGCGCCGGCGGCGGCAGCCAGTCTCGCGCCGCCGACACTCACCTCGTCCTGCGAGAACACGAGGAAGAGGGCTGCGTTGTGCTCGACGCGGCCCTGCGATCGTTCGCCCCCGTCGATCCGATCGTCCTGCAGTGGGAGTTCCCCTGCTGGTGGCCAGCAGAGGGGCTCGATCCTGGCGAGCTCAAGGGCCGTAAGAGCCGCCAACAAGAGGCCAGGAACGATCAGGACCGCAAGGACAAGCTGGCGATCGTCGCGGCCATGCAGAAGGCCAGCGATCGCGTCACCAATAAGCTGCTGCGAAAGGCCACTGGCATGGGCCGAGAGAAGCTGGCTCGGCTTCTCGATGCCCTCGAGTCTGAGGGCCAGATCAAGTCCGAAACCACACTCAAGAGAGGCAATCCCTGCGATGAATACTACCTCCCAAACGACTCCGAAAGCTGA